Proteins found in one Pectobacterium atrosepticum genomic segment:
- a CDS encoding discoidin domain-containing protein yields MKKYTLATTLLCGLFSLSAYAVQVTAVTASAYDSDKGHKPANIADGDVKTRWAANGESWVQLELDKEQSVENFVLVPFKADERKLKFSVSYSTDGKTWQKLADNLVTSSNAKDGEKFTFPAVKAKFFKLDTFGTDVNKWSAINEISFNSAAQVPAQAIK; encoded by the coding sequence ATGAAAAAATACACTCTGGCTACGACGCTCCTGTGCGGTTTATTCTCTCTTTCCGCTTACGCGGTACAAGTCACAGCGGTTACGGCCTCCGCTTATGACTCAGACAAAGGTCACAAACCTGCCAACATTGCCGATGGTGACGTAAAAACGCGCTGGGCAGCAAATGGTGAGAGTTGGGTTCAGTTAGAACTGGATAAAGAACAATCGGTTGAGAACTTTGTTCTGGTTCCTTTCAAAGCGGACGAGCGCAAGCTGAAGTTCTCCGTCTCCTACTCTACCGACGGTAAAACCTGGCAAAAACTGGCTGACAATCTGGTCACGTCCAGCAATGCCAAAGACGGTGAAAAATTCACCTTCCCTGCCGTTAAAGCAAAATTCTTCAAGTTGGATACGTTTGGTACCGATGTGAATAAATGGAGTGCTATCAACGAGATCAGCTTTAACAGCGCTGCGCAGGTTCCTGCCCAAGCGATTAAGTAG
- a CDS encoding ribosomal-protein-alanine N-acetyltransferase: MNTISSLTPADLAQAFKIEQASHAFPWTEKTFISNQGERYFNLKLSHDEQIAAYAITQVVLDEATLFNIAVHPDHQRQGLGRQLLEQLIDEMEQRGIVTLWLEVRESNARAIALYESLGFNEVSVRRDYYPAAQGREDAILMALPLG, from the coding sequence ATGAACACGATATCTTCTCTGACGCCAGCCGATCTGGCACAAGCCTTTAAAATTGAACAAGCTAGCCACGCCTTTCCCTGGACGGAAAAAACGTTTATCAGCAATCAGGGTGAACGTTATTTCAATCTGAAATTGAGCCATGACGAACAGATTGCCGCGTACGCCATCACGCAAGTGGTGCTGGATGAAGCGACGTTGTTCAATATCGCCGTGCATCCTGACCACCAGCGTCAGGGGCTGGGCCGCCAGTTGCTGGAACAGCTGATCGACGAGATGGAGCAGCGCGGTATTGTTACACTGTGGCTGGAAGTCCGTGAGTCAAACGCGCGGGCCATCGCGCTGTATGAAAGCCTGGGATTTAACGAAGTCTCCGTGCGCCGCGATTATTATCCCGCGGCACAAGGCCGAGAGGACGCGATCCTCATGGCGCTACCGCTCGGCTAA
- a CDS encoding DNA polymerase III subunit psi, whose product MESRRDRLLQQLGITQWTLRRPTVLQGEIAVSLPDQVRLVIVSAEPLADDEPLLADVLHSLALTPAQAYRLTPQQIEMLPADARCHSWRLGIAEPIALQGIQLSSPLLSELYQNADAKRALWQQICEHEHDIFSDASRSGTSL is encoded by the coding sequence ATGGAATCAAGACGTGACAGGCTGCTACAGCAACTGGGGATTACGCAGTGGACGCTGCGTCGCCCGACGGTGCTGCAAGGCGAAATCGCCGTCAGTCTGCCCGATCAGGTGCGTCTGGTGATCGTCTCCGCCGAACCGCTGGCCGATGATGAACCGCTGCTGGCCGACGTTCTGCACAGTCTTGCGCTCACCCCTGCGCAAGCCTACCGCCTGACGCCGCAGCAGATAGAGATGTTGCCCGCCGATGCACGCTGCCATAGCTGGCGGCTGGGCATCGCGGAGCCCATTGCGCTACAGGGCATCCAGCTTTCCAGCCCTCTGCTTTCTGAACTTTATCAAAATGCCGACGCCAAACGGGCGCTGTGGCAACAGATCTGTGAACATGAACACGATATCTTCTCTGACGCCAGCCGATCTGGCACAAGCCTTTAA
- the rsmC gene encoding 16S rRNA (guanine(1207)-N(2))-methyltransferase RsmC: protein MSALTPASEVILRHSDEFLSRRVLFAGDLQDTLPAQFEAASVRVHCNQYHHWQQMAKPLGDNAQYSLVADAELVADSDTLIYYWPKSKQEAEFQLCNLLSLLPVGAEIFVVGENRSGVRSAETVLSDFVELVKIDSARRCGLYHGRIDKQASFTLDDWWDEYVTEGVTVKTLPGIFSRDGLDPGSRLLLSTFEPHMKGKVLDIACGAGVLASVLAKQSPKIRLTLSDVSAAAVESSNATLAANALEGSVIASNVYSDIDGRFDMIVSNPPFHDGLQTSLQAVEMLIRGAVTHLPIGGQLRIVANAFLPYPALLDAAFGSHEVLAQTGRFKVYQATVGRPPRTGKGRRR from the coding sequence ATGTCCGCATTAACCCCCGCCAGTGAAGTCATACTGCGCCATAGTGACGAATTTCTTTCACGCCGAGTTCTGTTTGCCGGTGATTTGCAGGATACCCTGCCCGCGCAATTTGAGGCGGCGTCGGTGCGTGTCCATTGCAACCAATATCACCACTGGCAACAGATGGCAAAGCCACTTGGGGATAATGCTCAATACAGTCTGGTAGCGGACGCTGAGCTGGTAGCGGATAGCGATACGCTGATTTATTACTGGCCAAAGAGCAAACAAGAAGCAGAATTCCAACTGTGTAACCTGCTTTCACTGCTGCCGGTCGGCGCGGAGATCTTCGTTGTTGGGGAAAACCGCAGCGGCGTACGCAGCGCTGAAACCGTGTTGTCTGATTTCGTTGAACTGGTAAAAATCGACAGCGCACGCCGCTGTGGGCTTTACCACGGCCGAATTGATAAGCAGGCCAGCTTCACGCTGGATGATTGGTGGGACGAATATGTGACGGAAGGGGTGACGGTCAAAACGCTTCCGGGCATCTTCAGCCGTGATGGTCTGGATCCGGGCAGCAGACTACTGTTGTCTACGTTTGAGCCACATATGAAAGGCAAAGTCCTGGATATTGCGTGTGGTGCGGGTGTGCTTGCATCGGTGTTGGCGAAACAGTCGCCGAAAATTCGCCTGACGCTGAGTGATGTCAGCGCCGCAGCGGTGGAGTCCAGCAATGCAACACTGGCAGCGAATGCGCTGGAAGGCAGCGTGATTGCGAGTAACGTCTATTCAGACATCGACGGCCGCTTCGACATGATCGTGTCCAACCCGCCGTTCCATGACGGCTTGCAGACCAGCTTGCAAGCCGTAGAAATGCTGATTCGTGGTGCGGTAACGCATCTACCGATTGGCGGACAATTACGCATCGTCGCTAACGCCTTCCTACCTTATCCGGCGCTGTTAGATGCCGCGTTTGGCAGCCATGAAGTGCTGGCGCAAACCGGACGCTTCAAGGTGTATCAGGCTACCGTTGGGCGTCCTCCACGTACAGGTAAAGGTCGCCGCCGGTAA
- a CDS encoding aldo/keto reductase, with translation MQKRKLGANGPQVSAIGLGCMGMSDFYSTAQDEKESIATLHRALELGVTLLDTADMYGPHTNEQLLGNAIKGKREQVFLATKFGIVRDPANPYARGVCGKPDYIRRAVEGSLKRLGTDVIDLYYQHRIDPTVPIEETVGALAELVKEGKIRYIGLSEASVTTLERAHRVHPITALQSEYSLWTRDMEAEILPTCERLGIGFVPYSPLGRGFLTGAIRSLDDLAADDFRRTNPRFAGENFGKNLQLVEKINQLAQEKQATPSQLALAWVLAQGEHIVPIPGTKRRLYLEENVAALDVTLTKEELAAINAIFPPDAAAGERYGKESMATLNQ, from the coding sequence ATGCAAAAGCGCAAATTAGGGGCGAACGGTCCACAGGTTTCAGCGATTGGGCTAGGCTGCATGGGAATGAGTGATTTTTACTCTACTGCGCAGGATGAAAAAGAGTCCATTGCCACATTGCATCGCGCACTGGAGCTGGGCGTTACGCTGCTGGACACCGCCGATATGTATGGCCCTCACACCAATGAACAACTGCTTGGCAACGCGATAAAGGGCAAACGCGAGCAGGTCTTTCTGGCGACTAAATTCGGCATCGTGCGCGATCCGGCTAATCCCTACGCTCGCGGCGTCTGCGGTAAACCGGATTATATCCGTCGAGCGGTGGAAGGTAGCCTGAAACGGCTCGGTACAGACGTTATCGATCTTTACTATCAGCACCGTATCGACCCGACGGTTCCGATTGAAGAGACGGTCGGCGCGCTGGCCGAGCTGGTTAAAGAAGGCAAGATTCGCTACATCGGCCTGAGTGAAGCCTCTGTCACCACGCTGGAGCGTGCCCATCGCGTGCACCCTATTACAGCGTTACAGAGCGAATATTCACTGTGGACGCGCGATATGGAAGCTGAGATTCTGCCCACCTGTGAGCGTTTGGGCATCGGCTTTGTGCCTTACAGCCCACTCGGTCGCGGCTTTCTGACTGGCGCGATTCGCAGCCTAGACGATCTGGCAGCCGACGATTTTCGTCGCACCAATCCACGCTTCGCTGGGGAAAATTTCGGGAAAAACCTGCAACTGGTAGAGAAAATTAACCAACTGGCGCAGGAAAAACAGGCCACACCCTCACAGCTCGCGCTGGCGTGGGTACTGGCGCAGGGCGAACATATCGTGCCGATTCCGGGCACCAAACGCCGTCTCTATCTGGAAGAGAACGTTGCCGCGCTGGATGTCACACTGACGAAAGAGGAACTGGCCGCCATTAATGCCATCTTCCCGCCTGATGCCGCAGCAGGAGAACGCTACGGCAAGGAGAGTATGGCGACCCTTAATCAGTAG
- a CDS encoding LysR family transcriptional regulator has product MDHIQAMRVFVRIVELGSFSRAAERLALPRATVSNTIKQLEGRLGVRLLQRTTRQVQITDEGRVYYERCLQLLAEIEEIDTLFTQQKLQPVGKVRVDMPHSLAREIVVPALGEFYARYPQVTLMLSANDAAINVLREGVDCVLRAWQTDDETLATRHLPSMPQVTCASADYLARYGVPRSLDELSGHHMVGYFSLRTEYLYPLEFMSGDERITRMLPGTLQVNGADAYIAGACAGLGIIQAPRRGLISLLDGGELVEILPEIPPPAMPLYVMYTPGRFLAPRIRVFIEWLDELFTRNAAVR; this is encoded by the coding sequence ATGGATCATATTCAGGCGATGCGGGTTTTTGTGCGTATTGTCGAATTGGGAAGCTTTAGCCGTGCGGCGGAGCGGCTGGCGCTACCGCGTGCGACGGTGAGCAACACTATCAAGCAGCTTGAAGGGCGGCTGGGTGTACGTTTACTGCAACGCACGACCCGTCAGGTACAGATCACCGATGAAGGGCGCGTTTATTATGAGCGTTGCCTGCAATTGCTTGCTGAAATTGAAGAGATCGACACACTTTTCACACAGCAAAAGCTACAGCCGGTTGGTAAAGTGCGGGTTGATATGCCGCACTCGCTGGCACGGGAAATCGTTGTTCCGGCGTTAGGGGAGTTCTATGCGCGTTATCCGCAAGTGACGCTGATGCTAAGCGCCAACGATGCGGCGATTAATGTGCTGCGTGAAGGCGTCGACTGCGTGCTGCGTGCCTGGCAGACGGATGACGAGACGCTAGCGACCCGCCATTTGCCGTCGATGCCGCAGGTAACCTGTGCGTCCGCTGACTATCTGGCGCGATATGGCGTGCCGCGTTCGCTTGATGAGCTGTCGGGGCATCACATGGTGGGCTATTTCTCTCTGCGTACCGAATACCTTTATCCGCTGGAATTTATGTCTGGCGACGAGCGCATTACGCGTATGCTGCCCGGCACGTTGCAGGTAAACGGCGCCGATGCCTATATCGCAGGTGCATGCGCGGGATTGGGAATTATTCAGGCACCGCGTCGCGGTTTGATCTCACTTCTCGACGGTGGAGAACTGGTAGAGATTTTGCCGGAGATACCGCCGCCCGCGATGCCACTTTACGTGATGTATACGCCCGGTCGCTTTCTTGCGCCGCGGATTAGGGTGTTCATAGAATGGCTCGATGAACTCTTTACGCGCAACGCTGCGGTGAGATGA
- a CDS encoding DUF1435 domain-containing protein, with translation MLTAMITACGLWGVSWCMGKHLSSAWGVLLPCAIMPLLALLNLNLTHLKVIIAVALLATLAMLFHQRLRHYLLLPSCIALAGGLAALSVMFNLTTL, from the coding sequence ATGCTGACAGCAATGATCACAGCCTGCGGGCTATGGGGTGTGAGTTGGTGTATGGGGAAGCACCTGTCTAGTGCCTGGGGCGTGCTGTTACCTTGTGCCATTATGCCGCTGCTGGCACTACTCAATCTGAACCTGACACACCTGAAAGTGATTATCGCCGTCGCTTTGTTGGCGACCCTCGCCATGCTGTTTCATCAACGTTTGCGCCACTATTTATTGCTGCCATCCTGCATTGCGCTAGCTGGCGGTTTGGCGGCGCTGTCAGTCATGTTTAATTTGACGACGTTATAA
- a CDS encoding LysR family transcriptional regulator — translation MELRYLRYFVAVAQARHFTRAAENLGMSQPPLSQQIKKFELEIGTPLFKRLTRGVEMTEAGQALYEDARRILQLTDSAIARTRSIARGEKGSLNVGFSPSAMFHPTVLGLLHSYCQQHPHVQPLPKEENPATLIASLQKRNIDIAFLRLPCDLSDDINGEILAEEPMKLVLPAGHALSHKTQVSLSELRQEPLIIFPREVCPGLHDMIIRTCYLSGYGPRPSPFAPQLTATIGMVAAGFGITLVPESLACIKAENVTYHDIGMPEVHTQIAAIWRKHERSAAIVNMIHLIRQHLSSSHPD, via the coding sequence ATGGAACTACGTTACCTGCGCTATTTTGTCGCCGTTGCACAAGCCCGGCATTTCACTCGTGCGGCAGAAAATCTGGGGATGTCACAACCGCCGCTCAGCCAGCAGATCAAGAAATTCGAGCTGGAGATCGGTACACCGCTGTTCAAGCGACTGACGCGCGGCGTAGAAATGACGGAGGCGGGACAAGCGCTGTATGAAGACGCCCGCCGGATTCTGCAACTCACCGATTCGGCGATCGCGCGTACAAGAAGCATTGCGCGAGGCGAGAAAGGTAGCCTGAACGTGGGCTTCTCGCCGTCGGCCATGTTCCATCCCACCGTGCTTGGGCTGCTGCATAGCTACTGTCAGCAGCATCCGCACGTTCAACCGTTACCGAAGGAAGAAAACCCGGCAACGCTTATCGCCTCATTGCAAAAACGCAATATCGACATCGCATTTCTGCGCTTACCTTGCGATCTCAGTGATGATATTAACGGGGAAATTTTGGCAGAAGAGCCAATGAAATTGGTGTTACCCGCAGGGCATGCGCTTAGCCATAAAACACAGGTTTCGCTAAGCGAGCTGCGTCAGGAGCCGCTGATTATTTTCCCACGCGAGGTATGTCCGGGGCTGCACGATATGATTATTCGTACCTGCTACCTGTCAGGTTATGGTCCCAGACCCAGTCCCTTTGCCCCACAGTTGACGGCCACCATTGGGATGGTCGCCGCAGGTTTCGGCATTACCCTTGTACCGGAGTCGCTTGCCTGTATTAAGGCTGAGAATGTGACATATCATGATATCGGCATGCCCGAAGTCCATACACAAATTGCGGCTATCTGGCGTAAACATGAACGATCGGCCGCGATCGTGAATATGATCCACCTAATACGACAGCATCTGAGCAGCTCACATCCCGATTAA
- the budA gene encoding acetolactate decarboxylase, translated as MKTSIGEQSCEEAFASYAYDFRQEHADCVIYQTSLMSGLINGVYEGSRTMAELLEHGDFGLGTFNSLDGELVALNSQIFQLLSDGSARAARPEQKTPFAVMTFFRPTETIRFHRWTSREEVHRQIDEIVGTDNLFCALRIDGRFRCVETRTVPRQCRPYKPMQEAIEGQPTFHFEHRSGSVIGFRSPAYTQGINVAGYHEHFITDDRQGGGHILNYDVENGTLTFGVIAKLIIDLPQDREFLNADLSSENLNSVIKSVES; from the coding sequence ATGAAAACGAGTATCGGTGAACAATCCTGTGAAGAAGCCTTTGCTAGCTACGCTTATGACTTTCGGCAGGAGCACGCAGACTGCGTTATTTATCAGACCTCATTAATGAGTGGACTAATAAATGGCGTATACGAAGGTAGCCGAACGATGGCTGAATTATTGGAACATGGTGACTTTGGATTAGGAACATTTAATAGTTTGGATGGGGAACTGGTTGCATTAAATAGCCAGATTTTCCAGCTGTTATCTGATGGTAGCGCACGGGCGGCGAGGCCGGAGCAGAAAACGCCATTCGCGGTAATGACGTTCTTCCGCCCGACGGAAACGATCCGTTTCCATCGCTGGACCTCGCGTGAAGAAGTGCATCGCCAGATCGATGAGATCGTGGGAACAGACAATCTGTTCTGTGCGTTGCGGATTGATGGGCGTTTTCGCTGTGTTGAAACTCGCACCGTCCCTCGGCAGTGCCGGCCTTACAAGCCGATGCAGGAAGCTATTGAAGGGCAGCCGACGTTTCATTTTGAACACCGGAGCGGCAGCGTTATTGGGTTTCGCAGCCCAGCTTATACCCAGGGAATTAATGTCGCGGGTTACCACGAACACTTTATTACTGACGATCGCCAAGGCGGTGGCCATATTCTGAATTATGACGTTGAAAACGGCACGCTGACATTTGGCGTGATCGCCAAATTGATCATCGACCTGCCTCAGGATCGGGAATTTCTCAATGCCGATCTGTCATCAGAAAACCTCAACAGCGTAATCAAGTCAGTAGAGAGCTAG
- the alsS gene encoding acetolactate synthase AlsS codes for MEKSTEKQSWSSGAELIVKHLEAQGVKHIFGIPGAKIDRVFDELEDSTIQTIPVRHEANGAFMAAAIGRLTGKAGVTLVTSGPGCSNLVTGLATATAEGDAVVALGGAVKRADKLKLTHQSLDTVSLFQPVSKFSAEITASSAISEVLANAFRAAESGRPGAAFVSLPQDIVNEPVISPVLACPHLPLLNGAPQSDIAEAAKLLRQAKNPVLLLGLMASQQENAQALRRFLHHSQLPVTSTYQAAGVIDQQQFNHFAGRVGLFNNQAGDKLLQQADVIVTVGYSPIEYDPSLWNNGKATLIHIDVLRAEIDSAYRPNIELLGNIAMTVDTLNACISEPFILSSGTQAVLQDRQRQRHDLSTRAINMTGFAIHPLRLVRAMQDIVNEDVTLCVDMGSFHIWLARYLYSFRARQILMTNGQQTMGVALPWAIAASLVQPGKKVVSVSGDGGFMQSSMELETAVRLKSNLLHIIWVDNGYNMVEIQQLHKYHRPAGVSFGPIDFKAYAEAFGAKGFAVESADELVSKLRQAMDVDGPAVIAIPVDYSDNHWLMENLNISVLV; via the coding sequence ATGGAAAAGTCCACCGAAAAGCAAAGCTGGAGTAGCGGAGCTGAGCTGATTGTAAAACACTTAGAAGCGCAGGGCGTGAAGCATATCTTTGGTATTCCCGGCGCAAAAATCGATCGCGTGTTTGATGAACTGGAAGACTCGACGATTCAAACGATCCCAGTACGGCATGAGGCGAACGGCGCGTTTATGGCGGCGGCAATAGGACGCCTCACAGGAAAAGCCGGCGTGACGCTGGTGACATCCGGCCCTGGCTGTTCCAATCTGGTGACTGGGCTGGCGACGGCAACCGCAGAGGGAGATGCCGTCGTGGCGTTAGGCGGGGCGGTCAAACGGGCGGATAAGCTCAAGTTGACGCACCAGAGTCTGGATACCGTTAGCCTGTTTCAGCCGGTTAGTAAATTCAGTGCGGAAATTACGGCTTCCTCCGCAATATCGGAGGTGTTGGCGAATGCTTTCAGGGCAGCGGAAAGTGGGCGTCCGGGGGCGGCGTTTGTCAGCCTGCCGCAGGATATCGTCAATGAACCGGTCATTAGCCCGGTGTTGGCCTGCCCGCATTTACCGTTATTAAACGGTGCACCACAGAGTGACATTGCTGAAGCAGCCAAGCTGCTGCGGCAGGCTAAAAATCCAGTGTTGCTGCTCGGATTAATGGCCAGCCAGCAGGAAAATGCGCAGGCACTGCGCCGTTTTCTGCATCATAGCCAGTTACCCGTTACCAGCACGTATCAGGCTGCTGGTGTGATCGACCAGCAACAGTTCAATCATTTTGCCGGACGTGTCGGATTATTCAACAATCAGGCTGGTGATAAGCTGCTGCAACAGGCGGACGTGATTGTCACCGTGGGTTACAGCCCGATTGAGTATGATCCATCGTTGTGGAACAACGGCAAGGCGACATTGATTCATATTGATGTACTGCGAGCGGAGATCGACAGTGCCTATCGCCCTAACATTGAGCTGCTCGGGAATATCGCGATGACGGTGGACACGCTGAATGCCTGTATCAGCGAACCCTTTATCTTATCTTCCGGCACCCAGGCTGTATTGCAGGATCGTCAGCGTCAGCGCCACGATCTCAGCACACGTGCCATCAACATGACAGGGTTTGCAATCCACCCGCTGCGTCTGGTGCGGGCGATGCAGGATATCGTGAATGAGGATGTCACGCTGTGTGTAGATATGGGGAGTTTCCATATTTGGTTGGCGCGTTACCTGTATAGCTTCCGGGCGCGACAGATTCTGATGACTAACGGTCAGCAGACCATGGGCGTAGCATTACCGTGGGCGATCGCCGCATCGCTGGTACAACCCGGCAAGAAAGTGGTCTCCGTTTCCGGCGACGGTGGATTTATGCAATCCAGCATGGAACTGGAAACAGCGGTGCGCCTGAAAAGCAATCTCCTGCATATCATCTGGGTGGATAACGGCTACAACATGGTGGAAATCCAGCAACTGCACAAATACCATCGTCCAGCAGGCGTGTCGTTCGGGCCGATAGATTTCAAAGCCTATGCGGAAGCGTTTGGTGCAAAAGGGTTCGCGGTGGAATCTGCCGATGAACTGGTTAGCAAACTCCGTCAGGCAATGGACGTTGACGGCCCTGCGGTGATTGCTATTCCGGTTGATTATTCCGACAACCACTGGCTGATGGAGAATCTGAATATTAGTGTGCTGGTGTAG
- the fucO gene encoding lactaldehyde reductase, with product MVNRMILNETSYFGTGAIAQIADEVKRRGFKKALLVTDKDLVKFGVAAKVTAKLDAAGLPYDIYDEVIPNPTIGVVERGIEHFKASQADYLIAIGGGSPQDTCKAIGIIINNPEFADVRSLEGVAPTRRPSVPIIAIPTTSGTAAEVTINYVITDEEKRRKFVCVDPHDIPIVAIVDPDMMMSMPASLKAATGIDALTHAIEGFTTKAAWELTDTLHLKAIEIISRSLRDSVAGKPKGVEEMALGQYIAGMGFSNVGLGLVHGMAHPLGAFYNTPHGVANAILLPHIMAYNADYTGEKFRDIAVAMGVNGATDMSIAQAREAAIHAVRQLSHDVDIPPRLRDVGVREEDIPALAQAAFDDVCTGGNPRDTNIDDIKALYQSIY from the coding sequence ATGGTTAACAGAATGATCCTTAACGAAACATCCTATTTTGGCACAGGCGCTATCGCTCAGATTGCCGATGAAGTAAAACGGCGCGGGTTCAAGAAAGCCCTGCTGGTGACGGACAAAGATTTGGTTAAATTCGGTGTCGCCGCCAAGGTTACGGCGAAGCTGGATGCGGCAGGGTTGCCCTACGATATCTACGATGAGGTGATTCCCAACCCTACCATCGGCGTGGTGGAAAGAGGCATCGAGCACTTCAAGGCATCGCAGGCCGATTACCTGATCGCGATTGGCGGCGGCTCACCGCAGGATACCTGCAAAGCCATCGGAATTATTATCAATAATCCTGAGTTCGCCGATGTCCGCAGCCTCGAAGGCGTTGCGCCCACCCGACGCCCCTCGGTGCCGATTATCGCTATCCCGACCACTTCAGGCACAGCCGCAGAGGTTACGATCAATTACGTGATCACCGACGAAGAAAAACGCCGCAAATTCGTGTGCGTCGATCCACATGACATTCCAATTGTCGCCATCGTCGATCCTGACATGATGATGAGCATGCCTGCCTCGCTGAAAGCGGCAACGGGGATTGACGCTCTGACGCACGCCATTGAGGGTTTCACCACCAAAGCCGCCTGGGAACTGACTGATACGCTGCACCTGAAGGCCATTGAAATTATCAGCCGTTCACTGCGTGATTCCGTTGCCGGGAAGCCGAAAGGCGTGGAAGAGATGGCGCTGGGACAATACATCGCCGGTATGGGGTTCTCGAACGTTGGGCTTGGGCTGGTACACGGCATGGCGCACCCACTCGGCGCGTTCTACAACACCCCGCACGGCGTCGCTAATGCGATCCTACTGCCGCATATCATGGCCTACAACGCAGATTACACCGGTGAAAAATTCCGGGATATCGCCGTTGCGATGGGGGTAAACGGCGCGACAGATATGTCGATTGCTCAGGCGAGGGAAGCAGCTATTCATGCGGTGCGACAGCTTTCTCACGATGTAGATATCCCACCGAGATTGCGCGATGTCGGCGTGAGAGAAGAGGATATTCCAGCGCTGGCGCAGGCCGCCTTTGACGATGTCTGCACCGGCGGTAACCCGCGCGATACCAACATCGACGACATAAAAGCGCTGTATCAATCTATTTATTAA
- the gcvT gene encoding glycine cleavage system aminomethyltransferase GcvT, translating to MAKQTPLYQQHLADGAKMVDFHGWMMPLHYGSQLDEHHIVRRDAGIFDVSHMTIVDLHGVRTREFLRYLLANDVAKLTQPGKALYTGMLNASGGVIDDLIVYFLTEDYFRLVVNSATREKDLAWIEQHAAAFGVDIRERDELALVAVQGPQAQEKVQGLLKAKGLSDEDVAAVASMKPFFGKQAGDFFVATTGYTGEAGYEIALPNEQVVDFWQQLLAVGVKPCGLGARDTLRLEAGMNLYGQDMDEGISPLAANMGWTIAWQPEDRQFIGREALVHQREKGTEQLVGLVLTEKGVLRNDLSVRFTDSDGVMREGVITSGSFSPTLGVSIALARVPAGIGEQAIVQIRNRELPVRVTKPGFVRAGKAIVQY from the coding sequence ATGGCAAAGCAGACTCCGTTGTACCAACAACATCTGGCCGATGGCGCCAAAATGGTGGATTTTCATGGCTGGATGATGCCACTGCATTACGGCTCCCAACTGGATGAGCACCACATTGTGCGTCGGGACGCTGGCATTTTTGATGTCTCCCACATGACTATTGTCGATTTGCATGGTGTGAGAACCCGTGAATTCCTGCGTTATCTGCTGGCGAATGATGTCGCCAAACTCACACAGCCAGGCAAAGCACTTTATACCGGCATGCTGAATGCTTCCGGCGGCGTGATCGACGATCTGATTGTTTATTTTCTGACGGAAGACTATTTCCGTTTGGTAGTGAACTCCGCGACGCGTGAGAAAGATCTCGCCTGGATCGAGCAGCATGCTGCCGCGTTCGGTGTCGACATTCGTGAGCGTGACGAGCTGGCGCTCGTCGCGGTACAAGGTCCGCAGGCGCAGGAAAAAGTTCAAGGCCTCCTGAAGGCAAAAGGCCTGAGTGATGAAGACGTAGCTGCGGTTGCCAGCATGAAGCCGTTTTTTGGCAAACAGGCGGGGGACTTCTTCGTCGCCACGACGGGATATACGGGCGAAGCGGGTTATGAAATTGCGCTGCCAAATGAGCAGGTGGTCGATTTCTGGCAGCAACTGCTGGCGGTTGGCGTGAAGCCTTGTGGGCTTGGCGCACGCGATACGCTGCGGCTGGAAGCTGGGATGAATCTGTACGGCCAAGATATGGATGAGGGGATTTCGCCGCTGGCGGCTAATATGGGCTGGACGATCGCCTGGCAGCCGGAAGATCGCCAATTTATCGGGCGTGAGGCGTTAGTTCATCAGCGTGAAAAAGGCACTGAGCAACTGGTTGGTTTGGTGCTGACGGAAAAAGGCGTATTGCGCAATGATTTATCTGTGCGCTTTACTGATAGTGATGGCGTAATGCGCGAAGGGGTGATCACCAGCGGATCGTTCTCGCCGACGCTTGGCGTCAGTATCGCGCTGGCGCGTGTTCCGGCGGGAATTGGTGAGCAGGCTATCGTGCAGATTCGTAATCGCGAACTGCCCGTGCGCGTGACCAAACCCGGCTTTGTCCGTGCTGGAAAAGCCATCGTTCAGTATTAA